DNA from Apostichopus japonicus isolate 1M-3 chromosome 15, ASM3797524v1, whole genome shotgun sequence:
AAGTCGGTCACATGATACAGGCGAATGCAGTCGTTTTAACTGGTCCTTGCATTCACGAGTCATGGAAAAGTCATGTCCAAGCTGCTGTGTAGTTTCCAGAGCCATTTTACGATACAGATGGGAAAAAATCATGGCTGGTGTCTTGCAGGTTTATGAGTCTTGGAAAAGTCACGTCCACGTCGATCTACCGTTACCCGAGCTGTTGTGGATACAGACGAGAGAGAAGTTGTCCGCAGGTTTGGCAGGGTCTTGCGTAAATGGAAAAATCATGTCGGTGTCGACCAAAGCCATCCGGGGTACTGTCGAAAGTCATCACGAGGAAAAGATTGAGAAGTATCGTTAATAAATCACAAGCAGGGTGGGATGGTGAGTCGTGCCGCTGCAATAGCAACAGTATTACCAGACTTATTCAGAACATGGATGGAAAACTATAGTGGGGTTTAACATTCAACAGACCTTCAAATATTCAGCAAAGTGAAAATAAGTTTTGTGAGAAATGTTAGCAAATGAAACGGGAGACCTTCGGGTCAAACGGTAGGCCTCTTCTGTCACGATTCCGTCAATTTTATTTATGTTCACATGATAAACACGTTGGTATTCGTCAAACTCAGGATGTCATTTTTTATCCCAAGGGCTTGCCATAAATGGAATGAACCCGAGGAGGTGCCATATGTACTTCTTGGGTCAAAGGCAGAAAAGGTTACAAATGTTAATATGGTTGCAAATGAGTAGTTGTAGGAATATCTAAACTTATTTAACTTTCAAGTCCAAACATGAATGGACCAGCATTTTGTACTTAACTCCTTGGCTTAGAAGTAAGAACAGGCTACTGTACACATGGAGATGTGTGTGTACTGGTGGTTCCATGACCAGTGAAGCGGTTGATCGCATAGTAAAGAGGCTGCCTATTGGTATTCTTTAGAGTGTCTTTTTGACTATACTGTTAGTACTTACTGATAGACAACTGTGTCAAATCTTAACAGCAAACACCGCTTGGCTGGAATGTTGGAAAGGTAAACGGTACACATAGAGATATGGCTGTGATCATATACTGCTGGTTCACAACCAGTTTAGCAGTACATGTACGCTGCTTGGTCTCTCCTTAATAAGCTAGCTATTCCACTATGCATTTAGTATTTATCAATAAACAGTCACATCAAACGGTGTCCCAACTATACCTTCCTCCTAGTtaagaaaatattccaaaattaGATAACTGGCAAGATTGTTTTAGTGTTTATGAACTATGGAACCTTGTTGACTTAAAGTAACAATGCAAAAGTCGCAACAATTTCAGCGACACCCATAATCCCAGTTTGTAGTAGATTTTTGTCTCAAAGCAAGGCATCTGCTAAAAGGGTGTTCATTGTTAAGTAGGTTATCATTTGTTTAGCTAGATTTTGGAATACAAACAACATACACATAGTTTGTATTTGGGCAAGTTTGAAAATGGCAATGGACTTGTGCAATGGAGATGGAGTACAAAGTATGGAAAGGCTTATTGAGGCCAACCTACCTCAGGGGTGCATATGTCTTCCGCAAGACAAAAGCTGTTACCCTTTTGTCACATTCTCAATTCTTTGAATCAAgaatccaaatttgaaactgacAGATATCCAGGATTGTGATGAAAGCAATCTTGAACAACTGTGTTAAGTTTGCTGCCAGATGGTAAATGTGTGATATTAGAGGACTTGTTATGTTAATCTGAAATTATCTTGTAGGTCAGAATAAAAGGAAATTTGTGACGAAATTCACacttttgaattaaaatttaaatattatcaGAGCTGTTAgtttaaattttgtttgaattttaatATGTAAGGGTTGTAGTGCTGAACTAGTGGGATGAAGTGCTGGATAATCTAACAGGCAGCTGAGAAAAATGCTGAGGGTACTGTCAACCATACGTTTCAATTATTAAGGATTCTACCGTTTTGgtaacaaaattatatattgtCTTTCCAGCAAAACTAATAGTCCCCGTTGTTCAGAGTTGATTGTGTGGTTCAAACGTAACACTGCGTTTATTAGATGCAGCTGATTTTAAAGGATGTCGGTTATTTGCATCATGTTATAAGTGACCATTTCTATGTAGCCCTCTTTAAAGTCCAAAGTTTCTTCTAGGTAACCCTAGCTAATTGGCCAGCAAGGTCATGGGGTCCTCCAAGGTCAACAGATTTCTGTAAGCACTTCAGGCCAAAACATACCAACTTTGTATTCAGGTTGTGCCTTCAAAAGTCACTTTAAAGGGACGAAGGGGGCTGTTGGGAAAGCATATGGTGCCTCTGTGCCCCAGAGGGAGTTAGGTTGGCACTTTGCTAACCTGTTATATATGCAGAATTATGTAAGGTTAGCTACCTCTGCAATTAAAGTGTGGTAGATCAGAAACAAACTGTGGAACAGACTTCTCCAAATTTTACAGAAGTATGTTTGATGTCcaaaggagaagcaaacccaaTTAACATCCATAGCTTTAATTCATGCTGAACAACAACTCCAAAACTGCTAACAACAAAAGATAACCAAAGATTTGATCAACCACATCAAGCTTGTTTGTGAAGAAACAAACTGATATCTCAGATATGGAAGGGAATTTTTCATACCTGTTTGCAGAAGCCTTGCATCGGAAGTATTTCTATGACATAGACCAAATGACGATGATGTTGCTAGACCTTACTTCTCCTGTATTGAAACAACAAACTATTTATTCTCCAAAGATGATTTGATGGCAAGAGAAAGTATCTTTCAACAAGAGCAAAACTGCAACCAGTTATATCAAATACCTCCATCTGGTCACTTACCTCCTTGAATATGGTAGAGGGGGTAAGAAGAGGCCATGTTCACTACtactgttttttcttctacaaGCCGTTCTTTTGTTCCTGACGGTAGGCAGCAAGGAatcatttgttgtttttgttttgtttttaattaccaATCAGAAAATGTCCAAGAAATCCTGTGTTGATGAGATTGGATCATCCTTCAAGTTCTTGACCACACTCACACATCCTTCAATAGAATATTGAAAGTAGTTTGCAGAtttgaaaattgtttatttttttttttttatcattgttttCACCGTGAATACACTTTATACGACTGCCAATCAGCCTTTTACCATTATTTGGAATGAGTTGCATTTTTAAAACGATTATGTCACCGAAAGATACCACATTAGGAAAAAGTGTTGCCTTAGTTGGTACCAGGGGCAATACAGGACAGTATAATTCTTACCTACATAGCTCATATGAGCTCCAAATTTCCTTGCAGTGGacagggaagggggggggggcggtgtgGGGAGGACTGGAAGACTTGTTGGGAGGTACTTAAGATGTGAGCAGTGAAATAGGGGCCTACCATCCTAGTGATCCTCCAGTAAAATGGAAGTCTTATTTGTGTATTATTCTCATGATGACGATTTGATGGGAATCTTTGTGTAAGGTATTTCgtagaagattccatgtttttgcgAAACCTGTTTCTGAATGATTTAATGGAAGAATTTCTATTGATCTAATAATTGGAATGTTTCTCAGAGAAATGCATTTGATAGTAGCCACATATTATAAACCTCTTTGATGTAATCAACTTCCCCAAAATAGCTGAAAAACCCATGATGTATGCTTAACCAGTCATTGGAAACGATGGCTTCAGGATTAGTTAAAACTAAGAATACCATGTGAATACTGTGTACAAAAACATGTTAGTTGTGTTATTCATAACAAACGAATAAATTGCATTTAAAAATGATGTACTTGTGTTGTGTCTTCTGTTTATtggttttgtttaattttcttttgttttacacGGATATTGACATGCAAATctttactttattattttatgaatatttaattacTGATATTGTCAAAATTAATTGACAAAGGAACACGTTACGTTAGAATGGAATCTACgtgtaatattttgtgatttaTATGATCAACTCTCATACAATGGAAGGCGTGGGAGGGTTCAAACTTTATCAAAAATTTAAAGTCAAAGTGATACATATACCTAGGTCTGTAAAGCAAAATTCAGGTTATGCAAATTTCAGAGATTCGCTTCTCTGCAGAACTTACAGGGATCATCTCTAAATCAATTTTTCCCGAAAACGAGGATCGGAATTGTACGCAACAGTTTCATTTGAAGACATTGGCTCAAGTGTACGGGGTGGCCTAGCAGAATGTTGTTGAATACACATCTATTTCGAAATGATATTCTGTACCCTTCAGATTCTTTCAAAACCATGAGAAaatcaggcatgagactcttccgcggaaacgcggatttccgatttttttttttttcattttcgcgttttttctcgtaattcgcgttttttattatttttttattaatttttttttattaatttttttattaatttttttttttttttttttgccgaacatgctggactgtgaagggaaggaacaccgaatttgaccagtggtggaatcaagtagcacaaagcaagcaaaaaagcctttttttggttcaaaaaagctaatggataaattatacaagcagaaattccacacttttttggcgagttacgtgatgtgatagattccatctagagtccaccattttgcatttaagccctccttacctgacaaaaaaattctaaaggggaggggccccctccccttaaacccctcccccaggacggcgatcgataaatttcagattttttttccccagctcagtctcatccctggaAATGATGGACCTTTATTATCGTGGAGTGTGGAATTCAAATGCTTGATAAATTAGCAGCTGTAAGTTTTTGAGAGGTTAACAATAGTCATTGCCATACCCGATGACCCTCACATGCATTCAGTTCATGATAACGACCACTAGTGAcctcaaatgtttttttttcctaaaGCAGCCGAGTGATCAGAGATGGTAAACGGGAAGATAATTTTATCTGCACAATGTAACGTTTCAAAGTGAAAGTACGCCCCACTTTTGGTACATCCCGGTTTGAAAGTGACGGGCGTCGGGAGCTATAGGTTGGGTCCATGGTCCCATGGACAATTATGCCACACATCCTGACACATAATTCAGACCTCTAAGCAATCGTTGGCTTTCGGATTTGTCAGTTCCTCTTGATCCACCCTCTCTGCAGACTGCAGGCCAACCTGAAGTAGTAGAAATACGTAGTAGAAATTACCATGGTCCAGAATTAGGACACATGCGATCATGATTGCGATATATGCTGCCTGGTCAATCAAAGGACCAGCTTTTTCCGCGAACTTTTACAACAGCAGGATTTTTTTCCATTTGCAATTATAGGAATAGTTCTATTTCAACGTCTTTGCCATGGACTTCTGGTTACACTTGCTTATCAATGGTCACATGGCGTGTATATGGCCTATAATGAAGGAAACAAATGCTCTACCAGCTTTGGCATTATAAATTCGGACCGTAGAACAGCTCTAACGACCCTTAAGACTATGTAAAGCAATAATTTTGGATTAGTTTGTGGTAAACTAAGCTATACTAAATGTACACTATTCCTGACTGAACCTGAGAAACTCCTCACCATgatgccccaccccctcccccccccccgaaaagtGTCTGGTCACGTAATGATTCAAATTTCATTcttaatttgaaaaacaaaatgaacttACAGTTATTTGATTAGATACACATACCATTTGTAGTTGCAGTCTTTCGATTTCGCTACTCTCTCGAAGTCAATATGACAGTCAGACGAGGAGGTATTTCTTTTTTGTGTAGTGGTACCGTAGCGTGAGCTTTTAAggatatacagtacagtatagtaaaatTCCATTTGAATCCACGCACGTTCTGCTGTACACCGAACTCCTGTTGCCAACAGCTAGTCTTCTACTATACCTAGTGCTTGCCGACACACTGACCCGCAAATTGTTATTCTATTTCTACCTATTCAATCGCCCAACAGCTTTAACCATGTTTCGCTCTTGTGCTGCTAAAGTTCTTTCACCTGCAAGAGGGTTTTCAACTACCACACAGGTAAATGATGGTTTTCCTTCGAAAACTTTGAGTTTGTCTCACTCTCAGCTTTGCCTAATATTTGGTGTTAGTAGCCTAACGTGTGGAATATTAGGAATTGCTACAAGGCTAGGCCTAGCTTAGGCTAATTTTACACTGCAGTCAAGCAGATGCAGATACATAATGTACTATTATGGTGGCATACAGAAGCGAAAAGCAGTTATTCATAACTCTATGATTTCTTTTTATGTTCTGTTAGATTCAGAatccatattggttacaatgTCGGTTtagggcctaactttagaatccatACCaaatgaatgggaaagcttacttcgaatcggcagaataacaactgtataatccggcTGAACATGTGTGCTCAATAGAATAACAGTCAGTGAATAGGTGCGTCGTGTGAATGATTCGCTGGAATGAATTAAAGgggtagggaatagggttattAGGGTAAgtcgaatggtacggattctaaattagtaccggTTTAGGGCCTAGACAAAGTCTCAAAACAAAGCATTTCAAGTTCAATTTGCCATTGAAGTCAACCAGTCCCTTTCTGGTAgtggtataggcctatgcctaatTCATAGCACTGAGGTATTCATAACACTGATTACCTGTAAACATAAATGTTGTCACTTGTGGGAATGTTGAAATCCAAGatgaaaattataaaatatgttgaaatttcCAAATGACATGTTGTCACAACAGTTATTTTGgtgttgtttattttacatttacaaaCTCTCATATCATCATTTTGTCTAGCAACTCAACAAAGTCGCTGTTCTTGGTGCTGCAGGAGGCATTGGACAGCCTTTGTCTCTTCTCCTTAAAGCCAGCCCTCTTATAACAAGGCTTTCCCTTTTTGATATTGTAAACACCCCTGGAGTTGCTGCTGATCTTAGTCACATCGAGACACCAGCACATGTAACTGGACATCAAGGTCCTGAACAGTTAAATGAAGCCTTAGAAGGATGTGATGTTGTTCTTATACCAGCAGGAGTACCTAGGAAGCCAGGTAGGTACTAACAGAGCACATGGCTCTATGTTTCATGCAGCTTAAtgggttaataataatattaaatttagTAAATTTGTGAtcttaaaatatgtgaaaataaatatatgaaaaattgCAATTCATCAGTTTGGCCAGTCAAGCTTGATATCAAACATAATATTGTAAATATCAGCTTTGCACTGTATTTTACtgtgtatttaaaaaaaaaaattttttaatgaTTCTTTAATCTGAGTAAACCCTTGATTCTTgccttaaaggtctgctgtatagacctcaactatagcacgctatcatggaaaagtttcttgagattacgtaattgacctgccttggtcgtaaaatgacctctttttaccaattagtctgcaacggcTGCcacattttttcttgtatgagggtctttgtgtgaacgctgtatgattaactacgctgtagacatgaacatatttccacacagtgcgTACACAAATAGCCTTATGGtcttaagaagctatgcaggcttaTTGTTGAGCCTGAAGttgatttacgaccgtggcaggtcgattacgtaatcacaaaactttcctagctatagcatGCTATTATTGGAGACAATAAAGCAGAACTTTAAGTACTGTAACTGATGTTCTTGCAGGGAATGCATCTTGTTTTAATATCCTATTTCTCATTTCAATTTCTGACAGGTATGACAAGGGATGACCTTTTTAATACCAACGCAGGCATTGTGAAGAACCTCTGCGAAGCAGCTGCCAAGACGTGCCCTAATGCTGTCATTGGTATTATTACCAACCCTGTAAGCAACTTTAACATACAACTATTAAAGCAGTATTGTGACTGTCTTGAGCTCATATCGATAAATTTGTTTTATGCTGTTTGATAATAACATCGTACAATGAAGTGTATTATTAGTTTGAACAGCCAAGTTTCATTTTGAATAATGAAGTAAAATTTGGGAATTTACAGTTTATTACATGTGATTAATGATTACATGTTAAATgactatggggggggggtggaggggggaacGTTGAGAACCAAATGGAATCGTTTCTTTAAGTTCTTTATAGGATAACATCTGTATATCATAGTTTGAGCAAATTGACCCATTGCCATCTTATTTGGAATAATGCCCAGCATGTTTGACAAAATCATCTACCAGAAGCAGATAGctgttttcaaacaaatcacACTTAAGCTGGTACATAATACACGTACCAGGGGTGAATCCAGGATTTAATAGGAGGTGGTGAGGCCCTGAGGTCTTTGAAGCTGATTCCAATgtattgcgggggggggggggggggtggcctcCCCCCAGAAAGATAAACTTTTAGCAGTGTAACGGTGCATTCTGATTCATGTAGAAGTCACTATTAGGTCTACATGCAAGTCTTGGTTGTGCTAATTGTAATAATGTTTGAGGTTGAAAAAGAGGGGTGTTCCTCTTTCATTCTACAATTAAATGGCTATTCCTTGAGTAGTTAAGTTCATATGCATTTTTCCTGTAGGTAAATTCAACTGTACCCATAGCCTGTGAGATTTACAAAGCAGCCGGCGTCTACGACTGGAGGAAAATAATTGGTGTCACCACACTAGACATTGTGCGTTCAAATACCTTTGTCGCTGAAAAGAAGGGACTAGACGTAACAACTGTAAACGTACCCGTCATTGGCGGCCACTCTGGAATCACAATTATACCACTGCTCTCCCAGGTCAGTCAAAACATTATACCTCTGCTCTCCCAGGTCAGTCAAAACATTATACCTCTGCTCTCCCAGGTCAGTCAAAACATTATACCTCTGCCCTCCCAGGTCAGTCAAAACATTATACCTATGCCCTCCCAGGTCAGTCAAAACATTATACCTCTGCTCTCTCAGGTTAGTCAAAACATTATACCTCTGCTCTCCCAAGTCAGTCAAAACAATATACCTCTGCTCTCCCAGGTCAGTCAAAACAGCTGGTTCTGGTATCACAATTATACCTCTGCTCTCCCAGACCAGTCAAAACATTATACCTCTGCCCTCCCAGGTCAGTCAAAACATTATACCTCTGCCCTCCCTGGTCAGTCAAAACTATATACCTCTGCTCTCTCAGGTTAGTCAAAACATTATACCTCTGCTCTCCCAGGTCAGTCAAAACATTATACCTCTGCCCTCCCAGGTCAGTCAAAACATTATACCTCTGCTCTCCCAGGTCAGTCAAAACAGCTGGTTCTGGTATCACAATTATACCTCTGCTCTCCCAGGTCAGTCAAAACATTATACCCCTGCTCTCCCAGGTCAGTCAAAACATTATACCTCTGCTCTCCCAGGTCAGTCAAAACATTAAACCTCTGCTCTCTCAGGTTAGTCAGAACATTATACCTCTGCTCTCCCAGGTCAGTCAAAACATTATACCTCTGCCCTCCCAGGTCAGTCAAAACATTATACCTCTGCTCTCCCAGGTCAGTCAAAACAGCTGGTTCTGGTATCACAATTATACCCCTGCTCTCCCAGGTCAGTCAAAACATTATACCTCTGCTCTCCCAGGTCAGTCAAAACAGCTGGTTCTGGTATCACAATTTTACCTCTGCTCTCCCAGACCAGTCAAAACATTATACCTCTGCTCTCCCAGGTTAGTCAAAACATTATACCTCTGCTACCCCAGGTCAGTCAAAACATTATACCTCTTTCTCTCCCAGGTTAGTCAAAACATTATACCTCTGCTCTCCCATGTCAGTTAAAACAGCTGGTTCTGGTATCACAATAATACCTCTGCTCTCCCAGGTCAGTCAAAACATTATACCTCTGCTCTCCCAGGTCAGTCAAAACATTCTACCTCTGCTCTCCCAGGCCAGTCGAAACATTATACCTCTGCTCTCCCATGTAATTCGAAACATTATACCTCTGCTCTCCCAGGTCAGGACAAAAGACCTGGAGGATGTATAAAATGTGAGGAAAATTCTGTCTCTAGTTTTAGATAAATTGTCACAGAAAAGCCATCCAAACTAACCATCTGGATACAAACTTGAAGTTACTCCAGGAACTACTCTAGGTCTATTTGCACATGAGTCTATTACTAGTATGGAGATATTACACCACTAATGCACAGTTTTATGTGACAAAAGGTTTTCTTTTCCTCCAACAGGCGACACCAGCAGTTTCATTTGATGATGATGTCCTGGAGAAACTGACAGACAGGATTCAGAATGCTGGCACTGAAGTAGTCAACGCTAAAGCTGGAGCTGTAagtacctcattaatattcaacagCTGGAACAGTCGTTGTTGTCCAGGTTAACCGGCATTCATTCTACCTTGTCAGAGTATGGTAGTCAACTTGTTAAAGACAACAGATCTACGGATTGCAGGTATGAGTGTCCTGGCCGGGTCATTAAGTTGTCTCCCTTAATCCCATTGTCAATTCAACCCTGTGCATAACTGACAGCCAAGTTGGTACTCAACTTGTAAAAACAGTTGTGTGTGCAGGAGTTTGACTGCAGCCTATGGGATgcccccatccccaacccctcACCCCTGTGGACTCGTAGATGTGGCACCCTGCTGTcagtttgaattgtgcacagtTGTGTTTTTgagtgtgacaagttaccagtGCTAACTTTTGTAAGTAATGTGAAAATGGATTTACATGTCTCCAAACTAAGAAGAACTATAACAACTGTGCATCATTATATGCCCTACTTGTTTCAAACATTCATTTCAAGTTGGGCAAAAACTCAATTCCATCTGCTCGTCAACTAGCAAATTAGTGACAGTATCCCCTTCTCTGCAACGTAAATGTGGAAATGACTAATTGTGGCCTTTAAAAAAGCCTGAAAGCATTTAATTACTTATCAGTCACAAAGGGAATCTCAGGAATGTTATCTTCATTTGATATCACACTTTGATGGAGGATCCAGCCGCTACAATGTATTCCCAGATATTTGCAAAAGATAAGACGAAACAACCAATTGTCTCAGTGATGGACAAATGTTTGGGAGGGTTACATTATTTTCTGCTTTAACGAGTTGggcatttcttttgttttcttgtcattCTTTTTGTGTCTATATCTGCTTGGAAATATGAAGACAATGGTACTACTTAGGATTTAATTGTTCTTTGGTCATTCCTTTGCAAGGAAATTCACCCAAAAACTGATGATTCTTTGACCTTAGTTTTATTGAGCTTTGGCTTGATGGTGGTAATTGTGAACAAAAATTATAGTAAGCTGATtagaattttgtatttttttttctttttgttaccGTCAATTTCTTTAATCTGCCCATCCAGGGTTCGGCAACACTTTCAATGGCCTATGCCGCGTCAAGATTCTGCAATTCGGTAAGTAAAATAAGGATCTCTTAAATTAAGATTGCCCCTAACTTTCTGATTCTGATAGTTATTTAACTTATTTATGAGAGAAAATAGTAGTATACCAAGGGATGAAATTTTCTGTTCTGGATGAGTTCAATATCTTCTGACAGAAGTACAAAATGATCGGGGAAATAATGAGAAAATGATCGAGGAAATGAAAGGAGTTG
Protein-coding regions in this window:
- the LOC139980814 gene encoding malate dehydrogenase, mitochondrial-like — encoded protein: MFRSCAAKVLSPARGFSTTTQQLNKVAVLGAAGGIGQPLSLLLKASPLITRLSLFDIVNTPGVAADLSHIETPAHVTGHQGPEQLNEALEGCDVVLIPAGVPRKPGMTRDDLFNTNAGIVKNLCEAAAKTCPNAVIGIITNPVNSTVPIACEIYKAAGVYDWRKIIGVTTLDIVRSNTFVAEKKGLDVTTVNVPVIGGHSGITIIPLLSQATPAVSFDDDVLEKLTDRIQNAGTEVVNAKAGAGSATLSMAYAASRFCNSLLEAMNGKEGVVECAFVQSDLTEAAYFASPVLLGKNGVEKNLGFGSLSDYEKQLVAKAMPELVGNIKKGEAFAAS